AGACACCGGCTGAGATTAAGGCCATAGCCAGGCTCGGAGGGGACATCGTAGGTATGACCGGGGTGCCTGAAGCGTTCCTGGCTAGGGAGATGGAGCTCTGCTACGCCTCCATATGCTACGTGTCCAACATGGCGGCGGGCCTCCAAGAGAGGCTGACAGCCGAGGAGGTGGTGAGGATCGGGGAAGAGGTTGCATCCGATATTTATCTGTTGATCGAGGAGGCTTTGAGGCGGATCCCTGATGAGAGAGGATGCCCATGTAAATCCGCTTTGAGGAACTCTAGGATATGAGGGATAAGACGAGTTGCTGAGAAGGTTCCTCCAGCTCCTCGGGGTGTACAAGCTTTATGAGAGATGGCTCCTAGGCCAGGTGAGATCGAAGGAGAAGCCGCGGCATGTGGCCGTTATACTCGACGGAAACAGGAGATGGGCACTGAAGAGGGCCCTACCCTTAATCACAGGTCATAGGGAGGGGGCTAAGAGGGCAGAGGACTTCCTTGAATGGTGCCTGGAGCTGGGTATAAAGACCGTGACCGTATACGCCTTCTCCACGGAGAACTTTAAGAGGACAAGAGAGGAAGTGGAGGCGGTTCTTGGTATCGTGGAGGAACAAGTTAAAAAACTCAGGGAGGATCCCCGGGTTCATAAAAACCATGTAAGAGTTAAGGCCTTAGGTAGGGTTGATATACTGCCCGACTCCTTGAGGGAGGCTTTAAGGGAAGTTGAGGATCTCACCAAGGAATATGACAGCCACTTCCTGAACATAGCTGTAGCCTATGGTGGGAGGGCCGAGATAATCGATGCGGTTAAAAAAATAGTCGAGGAGGTTTCA
This region of Candidatus Bathyarchaeota archaeon genomic DNA includes:
- the uppS gene encoding di-trans,poly-cis-decaprenylcistransferase, with product MLRRFLQLLGVYKLYERWLLGQVRSKEKPRHVAVILDGNRRWALKRALPLITGHREGAKRAEDFLEWCLELGIKTVTVYAFSTENFKRTREEVEAVLGIVEEQVKKLREDPRVHKNHVRVKALGRVDILPDSLREALREVEDLTKEYDSHFLNIAVAYGGRAEIIDAVKKIVEEVSKGRLAPSHIDESVFDRYLYTAHLPNPYPDLIIRTSGEERLSGFLLWQSAYSELLFLDVYWPDLRKIDLLRAIRTYQQRKRRFGA